A region from the Lolium perenne isolate Kyuss_39 chromosome 4, Kyuss_2.0, whole genome shotgun sequence genome encodes:
- the LOC127291968 gene encoding uncharacterized protein isoform X4, with product MAAAAAAKRPCHIHIPPLELVREQILPRLPPREPACLLRASLVCKTWAAAISDPAFRSRLHQLHATPPVLGFLHNWDDGDGVPRFIRTTDSPFALAAVPDCRSWRALDFRHGRALFLSKAPATWELQIWEPTTRSSQLLRVPEAFETGHGTQKMAPTAAVLCAVDGCDHRDCRGGPFRLVFVFSVAADDGYATSAYVYSSETGTWGAPASMQRTFSMDFTLYSSVLVGSSKLYFMSDHVLILGYDLARHNLTLLRPPHFLSTDVGIFNIMPAEAGGMGLGVCQYLHPNLKLWTRNTSEGTDAKWVMSRVINLGRSLPVGNLLDKDGKVQVMSFADGANAVFFNTVTGIFIAGLQSQKVRKVCVKRGFCNLIPVVGFYIPVHGGNHQDPSASGPSEESGSEEEEKTVDQAQQLLDKGSNAIKEGGLVNTSDSVSYDTEIRVPGNGEVALESANIEYKHGGVLPSDAQEVTDPFGDVPNSALNEELVKSTSTTSTSSSNIEDDAPPSEKGDSDEVPLC from the exons atggcggcggcagcggcagcgaagCGGCCCTGCCACATCCACATCCCGCCGCTGGAGCTCGTCAGGGAGCAGATCCTCCCCCGCCTCCCGCCCCGCGAACCAGCGTGCCTCCTCCGCGCCTCCCTCGTCTGCAAGACCTGGGCCGCCGCCATCTCCGACCCCGCCTTCCGCAGCCGCCTCCACCAGCTCCACGCCACGCCCCCCGTGCTCGGCTTCCTCCACAActgggacgacggcgacggcgttccccgcttcatccgcaccaccgactCGCCCTTCGCCCTCGCCGCCGTCCCGGACTGCCGCTCCTGGCGGGCCCTCGACTTCCGCCACGGCCGCGCCCTCTTCCTCTCCAAGGCCCCGGCTACTTGGGAGCTCCAAATCTGGGAGCCAACCACCCGTTCCAGCCAGCTCCTACGGGTGCCCGAGGCGTTCGAGACCGGCCACGGGACCCAGAAGATGGCCCCGACAGCCGCCGTGCTCTGCGCAGTGGATGGGTGCGACCACCGCGACTGCCGCGGGGGCCCCTTCCGCCTGGTCTTCGTCTTCTCCGTCGCCGCCGACGACGGGTATGCCACGTCAGCGTACGTCTACTCGTCCGAGACCGGCACCTGGGGCGCGCCGGCTTCGATGCAGCGCACGTTCTCCATGGATTTCACACTCTATTCCAGTGTGCTCGTTGGGAGCTCTAAGCTCTACTTCATGTCTGACCATGTGTTGATCCTGGGGTATGACTTGGCAAGGCACAACCTGACCCTGCTTCGCCCACCACACTTCCTGTCGACGGACGTGGGGATATTCAACATCATGCCGGCGGAGGCCGGTGGAATGGGACTGGGAGTTTGCCAATATCTGCATCCCAACCTCAAACTGTGGACGAGGAACACGAGTGAAGGCACTGATGCAAAGTGGGTGATGAGCCGGGTCATCAACCTGGGCAGATCGCTCCCAGTTGGTAATCTCCTGGATAAAGATGGTAAAGTGCAGGTGATGAGCTTTGCTGACGGAGCAAATGCCGTCTTCTTTAACACGGTCACTGGCATCTTCATAGCCGGGCTGCAGTCACAGAAGGTGAGGAAGGTGTGCGTTAAGCGCGGCTTCTGTAATTTGATTCCAGTTGTTGGCTTCTACATTCCTGTGCACGGAGGCAACCACCAGGATCCGTCGGCGTCGGGCCCTAGTGAGGAGTCGGGTAGCGAAGAGGAGGAGAAAACAGTGGATCAGGCGCAGCAGCTGCTCGACAAGGGGTCCAATGCTATTAAGGAGGGAGGCTTGGTCAACACCTCCGATAGCGTCAGCTACGACACTGAGATCAG GGTTCCTGGTAATGGAGAAGTTGCTCTAGAGTCTGCTAACATTGAATACAAACATGGAGGTGTCTTGCCATCTGATGCTCAAGAGGTGACCGATCCTTTCGGTGATGTTCCCAACAGTGCACTAAATGAAGAATTGGTGAAGAGTACATCTACAACCAGCACCTCTAGCAGCAATATTGAGGATGATGCTCCACCTTCAGAGAAAGGTGATTCTGACGAAG TGCCGCTTTGCTAA
- the LOC127291968 gene encoding uncharacterized protein isoform X3: MAAAAAAKRPCHIHIPPLELVREQILPRLPPREPACLLRASLVCKTWAAAISDPAFRSRLHQLHATPPVLGFLHNWDDGDGVPRFIRTTDSPFALAAVPDCRSWRALDFRHGRALFLSKAPATWELQIWEPTTRSSQLLRVPEAFETGHGTQKMAPTAAVLCAVDGCDHRDCRGGPFRLVFVFSVAADDGYATSAYVYSSETGTWGAPASMQRTFSMDFTLYSSVLVGSSKLYFMSDHVLILGYDLARHNLTLLRPPHFLSTDVGIFNIMPAEAGGMGLGVCQYLHPNLKLWTRNTSEGTDAKWVMSRVINLGRSLPVGNLLDKDGKVQVMSFADGANAVFFNTVTGIFIAGLQSQKVRKVCVKRGFCNLIPVVGFYIPVHGGNHQDPSASGPSEESGSEEEEKTVDQAQQLLDKGSNAIKEGGLVNTSDSVSYDTEIRVPGNGEVALESANIEYKHGGVLPSDAQEVTDPFGDVPNSALNEELVKSTSTTSTSSSNIEDDAPPSEKGDSDEGVSMLEISG, encoded by the exons atggcggcggcagcggcagcgaagCGGCCCTGCCACATCCACATCCCGCCGCTGGAGCTCGTCAGGGAGCAGATCCTCCCCCGCCTCCCGCCCCGCGAACCAGCGTGCCTCCTCCGCGCCTCCCTCGTCTGCAAGACCTGGGCCGCCGCCATCTCCGACCCCGCCTTCCGCAGCCGCCTCCACCAGCTCCACGCCACGCCCCCCGTGCTCGGCTTCCTCCACAActgggacgacggcgacggcgttccccgcttcatccgcaccaccgactCGCCCTTCGCCCTCGCCGCCGTCCCGGACTGCCGCTCCTGGCGGGCCCTCGACTTCCGCCACGGCCGCGCCCTCTTCCTCTCCAAGGCCCCGGCTACTTGGGAGCTCCAAATCTGGGAGCCAACCACCCGTTCCAGCCAGCTCCTACGGGTGCCCGAGGCGTTCGAGACCGGCCACGGGACCCAGAAGATGGCCCCGACAGCCGCCGTGCTCTGCGCAGTGGATGGGTGCGACCACCGCGACTGCCGCGGGGGCCCCTTCCGCCTGGTCTTCGTCTTCTCCGTCGCCGCCGACGACGGGTATGCCACGTCAGCGTACGTCTACTCGTCCGAGACCGGCACCTGGGGCGCGCCGGCTTCGATGCAGCGCACGTTCTCCATGGATTTCACACTCTATTCCAGTGTGCTCGTTGGGAGCTCTAAGCTCTACTTCATGTCTGACCATGTGTTGATCCTGGGGTATGACTTGGCAAGGCACAACCTGACCCTGCTTCGCCCACCACACTTCCTGTCGACGGACGTGGGGATATTCAACATCATGCCGGCGGAGGCCGGTGGAATGGGACTGGGAGTTTGCCAATATCTGCATCCCAACCTCAAACTGTGGACGAGGAACACGAGTGAAGGCACTGATGCAAAGTGGGTGATGAGCCGGGTCATCAACCTGGGCAGATCGCTCCCAGTTGGTAATCTCCTGGATAAAGATGGTAAAGTGCAGGTGATGAGCTTTGCTGACGGAGCAAATGCCGTCTTCTTTAACACGGTCACTGGCATCTTCATAGCCGGGCTGCAGTCACAGAAGGTGAGGAAGGTGTGCGTTAAGCGCGGCTTCTGTAATTTGATTCCAGTTGTTGGCTTCTACATTCCTGTGCACGGAGGCAACCACCAGGATCCGTCGGCGTCGGGCCCTAGTGAGGAGTCGGGTAGCGAAGAGGAGGAGAAAACAGTGGATCAGGCGCAGCAGCTGCTCGACAAGGGGTCCAATGCTATTAAGGAGGGAGGCTTGGTCAACACCTCCGATAGCGTCAGCTACGACACTGAGATCAG GGTTCCTGGTAATGGAGAAGTTGCTCTAGAGTCTGCTAACATTGAATACAAACATGGAGGTGTCTTGCCATCTGATGCTCAAGAGGTGACCGATCCTTTCGGTGATGTTCCCAACAGTGCACTAAATGAAGAATTGGTGAAGAGTACATCTACAACCAGCACCTCTAGCAGCAATATTGAGGATGATGCTCCACCTTCAGAGAAAGGTGATTCTGACGAAG GTGTCAGCATGCTCGAAATCTCTGGTTAG
- the LOC127291968 gene encoding uncharacterized protein isoform X2, producing the protein MAAAAAAKRPCHIHIPPLELVREQILPRLPPREPACLLRASLVCKTWAAAISDPAFRSRLHQLHATPPVLGFLHNWDDGDGVPRFIRTTDSPFALAAVPDCRSWRALDFRHGRALFLSKAPATWELQIWEPTTRSSQLLRVPEAFETGHGTQKMAPTAAVLCAVDGCDHRDCRGGPFRLVFVFSVAADDGYATSAYVYSSETGTWGAPASMQRTFSMDFTLYSSVLVGSSKLYFMSDHVLILGYDLARHNLTLLRPPHFLSTDVGIFNIMPAEAGGMGLGVCQYLHPNLKLWTRNTSEGTDAKWVMSRVINLGRSLPVGNLLDKDGKVQVMSFADGANAVFFNTVTGIFIAGLQSQKVRKVCVKRGFCNLIPVVGFYIPVHGGNHQDPSASGPSEESGSEEEEKTVDQAQQLLDKGSNAIKEGGLVNTSDSVSYDTEIRVPGNGEVALESANIEYKHGGVLPSDAQEVTDPFGDVPNSALNEELVKSTSTTSTSSSNIEDDAPPSEKGDSDEGYSDFALFSQPEHRCENNIFHRLLKSNVTNKLRSLTWSD; encoded by the exons atggcggcggcagcggcagcgaagCGGCCCTGCCACATCCACATCCCGCCGCTGGAGCTCGTCAGGGAGCAGATCCTCCCCCGCCTCCCGCCCCGCGAACCAGCGTGCCTCCTCCGCGCCTCCCTCGTCTGCAAGACCTGGGCCGCCGCCATCTCCGACCCCGCCTTCCGCAGCCGCCTCCACCAGCTCCACGCCACGCCCCCCGTGCTCGGCTTCCTCCACAActgggacgacggcgacggcgttccccgcttcatccgcaccaccgactCGCCCTTCGCCCTCGCCGCCGTCCCGGACTGCCGCTCCTGGCGGGCCCTCGACTTCCGCCACGGCCGCGCCCTCTTCCTCTCCAAGGCCCCGGCTACTTGGGAGCTCCAAATCTGGGAGCCAACCACCCGTTCCAGCCAGCTCCTACGGGTGCCCGAGGCGTTCGAGACCGGCCACGGGACCCAGAAGATGGCCCCGACAGCCGCCGTGCTCTGCGCAGTGGATGGGTGCGACCACCGCGACTGCCGCGGGGGCCCCTTCCGCCTGGTCTTCGTCTTCTCCGTCGCCGCCGACGACGGGTATGCCACGTCAGCGTACGTCTACTCGTCCGAGACCGGCACCTGGGGCGCGCCGGCTTCGATGCAGCGCACGTTCTCCATGGATTTCACACTCTATTCCAGTGTGCTCGTTGGGAGCTCTAAGCTCTACTTCATGTCTGACCATGTGTTGATCCTGGGGTATGACTTGGCAAGGCACAACCTGACCCTGCTTCGCCCACCACACTTCCTGTCGACGGACGTGGGGATATTCAACATCATGCCGGCGGAGGCCGGTGGAATGGGACTGGGAGTTTGCCAATATCTGCATCCCAACCTCAAACTGTGGACGAGGAACACGAGTGAAGGCACTGATGCAAAGTGGGTGATGAGCCGGGTCATCAACCTGGGCAGATCGCTCCCAGTTGGTAATCTCCTGGATAAAGATGGTAAAGTGCAGGTGATGAGCTTTGCTGACGGAGCAAATGCCGTCTTCTTTAACACGGTCACTGGCATCTTCATAGCCGGGCTGCAGTCACAGAAGGTGAGGAAGGTGTGCGTTAAGCGCGGCTTCTGTAATTTGATTCCAGTTGTTGGCTTCTACATTCCTGTGCACGGAGGCAACCACCAGGATCCGTCGGCGTCGGGCCCTAGTGAGGAGTCGGGTAGCGAAGAGGAGGAGAAAACAGTGGATCAGGCGCAGCAGCTGCTCGACAAGGGGTCCAATGCTATTAAGGAGGGAGGCTTGGTCAACACCTCCGATAGCGTCAGCTACGACACTGAGATCAG GGTTCCTGGTAATGGAGAAGTTGCTCTAGAGTCTGCTAACATTGAATACAAACATGGAGGTGTCTTGCCATCTGATGCTCAAGAGGTGACCGATCCTTTCGGTGATGTTCCCAACAGTGCACTAAATGAAGAATTGGTGAAGAGTACATCTACAACCAGCACCTCTAGCAGCAATATTGAGGATGATGCTCCACCTTCAGAGAAAGGTGATTCTGACGAAG GCTATTCTGATTTCGCCTTGTTCTCTCAGCCAGAACATAGATGCGAAAACAATATATTTCACAGATTATTGAAGAGTAATGTTACAAACAAGCTCAGATCTCTAACATGGTCAGATTGA
- the LOC127291968 gene encoding uncharacterized protein isoform X1: MAAAAAAKRPCHIHIPPLELVREQILPRLPPREPACLLRASLVCKTWAAAISDPAFRSRLHQLHATPPVLGFLHNWDDGDGVPRFIRTTDSPFALAAVPDCRSWRALDFRHGRALFLSKAPATWELQIWEPTTRSSQLLRVPEAFETGHGTQKMAPTAAVLCAVDGCDHRDCRGGPFRLVFVFSVAADDGYATSAYVYSSETGTWGAPASMQRTFSMDFTLYSSVLVGSSKLYFMSDHVLILGYDLARHNLTLLRPPHFLSTDVGIFNIMPAEAGGMGLGVCQYLHPNLKLWTRNTSEGTDAKWVMSRVINLGRSLPVGNLLDKDGKVQVMSFADGANAVFFNTVTGIFIAGLQSQKVRKVCVKRGFCNLIPVVGFYIPVHGGNHQDPSASGPSEESGSEEEEKTVDQAQQLLDKGSNAIKEGGLVNTSDSVSYDTEIRVPGNGEVALESANIEYKHGGVLPSDAQEVTDPFGDVPNSALNEELVKSTSTTSTSSSNIEDDAPPSEKGDSDEGIVYHCHFPRTSGCARAELLCGDMHDFLNFAFSFTSLGFS, translated from the exons atggcggcggcagcggcagcgaagCGGCCCTGCCACATCCACATCCCGCCGCTGGAGCTCGTCAGGGAGCAGATCCTCCCCCGCCTCCCGCCCCGCGAACCAGCGTGCCTCCTCCGCGCCTCCCTCGTCTGCAAGACCTGGGCCGCCGCCATCTCCGACCCCGCCTTCCGCAGCCGCCTCCACCAGCTCCACGCCACGCCCCCCGTGCTCGGCTTCCTCCACAActgggacgacggcgacggcgttccccgcttcatccgcaccaccgactCGCCCTTCGCCCTCGCCGCCGTCCCGGACTGCCGCTCCTGGCGGGCCCTCGACTTCCGCCACGGCCGCGCCCTCTTCCTCTCCAAGGCCCCGGCTACTTGGGAGCTCCAAATCTGGGAGCCAACCACCCGTTCCAGCCAGCTCCTACGGGTGCCCGAGGCGTTCGAGACCGGCCACGGGACCCAGAAGATGGCCCCGACAGCCGCCGTGCTCTGCGCAGTGGATGGGTGCGACCACCGCGACTGCCGCGGGGGCCCCTTCCGCCTGGTCTTCGTCTTCTCCGTCGCCGCCGACGACGGGTATGCCACGTCAGCGTACGTCTACTCGTCCGAGACCGGCACCTGGGGCGCGCCGGCTTCGATGCAGCGCACGTTCTCCATGGATTTCACACTCTATTCCAGTGTGCTCGTTGGGAGCTCTAAGCTCTACTTCATGTCTGACCATGTGTTGATCCTGGGGTATGACTTGGCAAGGCACAACCTGACCCTGCTTCGCCCACCACACTTCCTGTCGACGGACGTGGGGATATTCAACATCATGCCGGCGGAGGCCGGTGGAATGGGACTGGGAGTTTGCCAATATCTGCATCCCAACCTCAAACTGTGGACGAGGAACACGAGTGAAGGCACTGATGCAAAGTGGGTGATGAGCCGGGTCATCAACCTGGGCAGATCGCTCCCAGTTGGTAATCTCCTGGATAAAGATGGTAAAGTGCAGGTGATGAGCTTTGCTGACGGAGCAAATGCCGTCTTCTTTAACACGGTCACTGGCATCTTCATAGCCGGGCTGCAGTCACAGAAGGTGAGGAAGGTGTGCGTTAAGCGCGGCTTCTGTAATTTGATTCCAGTTGTTGGCTTCTACATTCCTGTGCACGGAGGCAACCACCAGGATCCGTCGGCGTCGGGCCCTAGTGAGGAGTCGGGTAGCGAAGAGGAGGAGAAAACAGTGGATCAGGCGCAGCAGCTGCTCGACAAGGGGTCCAATGCTATTAAGGAGGGAGGCTTGGTCAACACCTCCGATAGCGTCAGCTACGACACTGAGATCAG GGTTCCTGGTAATGGAGAAGTTGCTCTAGAGTCTGCTAACATTGAATACAAACATGGAGGTGTCTTGCCATCTGATGCTCAAGAGGTGACCGATCCTTTCGGTGATGTTCCCAACAGTGCACTAAATGAAGAATTGGTGAAGAGTACATCTACAACCAGCACCTCTAGCAGCAATATTGAGGATGATGCTCCACCTTCAGAGAAAGGTGATTCTGACGAAGGTATCGTATATCATTGTCACTTTCCTCGGACCAGTGGTTGTGCCAGGGCTGAACTACTGTGTGGTGACATGCATGATTTTCTGAACTTTGCATTCTCCTTCACTTCTTTAGGTTTCTCTTGA